Part of the Chondrinema litorale genome, AGCAGCAAATAAGATAATTGCTTATGCACCTGATGCAGATGGTGAACAGGCAACTATTGACAGGCAATTGGCAGAAGCTCATTTTTTAAGAGGTTTACACTATTTTAATTTAGTGAGGCTGTTTGGTAATGTGCCCTTATATCTTGAGCCAATAGTAAATACAAACTCAGAAGAAATTCATCTGCCCAATTCTTCCAGTTTAGAAGTGTACGACCAGATAATCACAGACTTGGAGATGGCCGAAAACATGATGCCCGAAGATTTTACAAAAGAAGGTAGAGCGTCTATTTGGGCTGTAAAAGCCATTTTAGCCAAAGTTTATTTATATACTGAAGATTACGAACAAGCTGCTCAAAGAGCTAGTGAAGTAATTAATAGTGGTTCTTTCACCCTCAGCGAAGAGTATGCACCACTATTTGTAAATGCTGGCGAAATGGAAACCATTCTAGAGATTCAATTTAATGAGCGTACAGGATACAATGGTATAAGAGTAGCAACAATGCCGTTAGGCGATCCATATAATGGTCAGGGCATTCCATTGGTAAGTGAATTTGAATCTGTAGGAGATTCTATGGTGTATCCCTTATTCTCTTTTTACCCAGAAGGAGATTTGAGAAAAGATGATATGTTTTACTTTCAGGATGATAATTACTATGTGATTAAATATACCACCAATCCAAACTACGATAATGTTTCGCTTATCAGGTTGCCAGAAGTAATGCTGATTTATGCCGAAGCACAGGCAAGAACGAGTGGTAGTGTAACTGAAACTGCTTTTGATGCTTTTAATACAGTAAGAATCAGAGCCAATGTTGCCGATAGTATAGAAAATTATACTTCACTAGATACTTTTATAGATGAAGTTGTAGAAGAAAAAAGGCGTGAATTACTACTGGAAAACGAAAGTTGGTTCGACTATATAAGAGCGGGCAAAGCTGCCGAATTCGGTGTAACCGATCCAAATTATTATTTATATCCGATACCTCAGGCAGAGCGAGATGTGAATCCTAATCTCGATCAAAATGAAGGTTATTAACTTTTAATATAGCTGTAAATACGATAAGCGCATAGTTCTTTTGAATTATGTGCTTTTTCTTTTAAAATATAATATTGTGATATGAAATGTGATAAATTATTATAATATATATT contains:
- a CDS encoding RagB/SusD family nutrient uptake outer membrane protein; translated protein: MNALKYIFLLVIGLSFASCDDFLDEEPQSNLVDDAVFSNTTNVEAAVNGAYRSLVSQGYYARNLTLATSLSAQELADPNNTNTTYIEFSNHILQPSNSIIQVIWADIYFGIQAANKIIAYAPDADGEQATIDRQLAEAHFLRGLHYFNLVRLFGNVPLYLEPIVNTNSEEIHLPNSSSLEVYDQIITDLEMAENMMPEDFTKEGRASIWAVKAILAKVYLYTEDYEQAAQRASEVINSGSFTLSEEYAPLFVNAGEMETILEIQFNERTGYNGIRVATMPLGDPYNGQGIPLVSEFESVGDSMVYPLFSFYPEGDLRKDDMFYFQDDNYYVIKYTTNPNYDNVSLIRLPEVMLIYAEAQARTSGSVTETAFDAFNTVRIRANVADSIENYTSLDTFIDEVVEEKRRELLLENESWFDYIRAGKAAEFGVTDPNYYLYPIPQAERDVNPNLDQNEGY